The following are encoded together in the Desulfovibrio desulfuricans DSM 642 genome:
- a CDS encoding NAD+ synthase translates to MKIALLQCNTVTGDVAGNLERIISTARQAGAAGANLCVTPELALCGVAPGHYLCAQGFAAGCLKALDIMAAELKDGPSVLVGAPVPSVYASGLLSNAAVLVEKGGWQVVSRKVYQNQGQNSVAESTDEDARYFDRGISCGIVTMGGWRIGVVLCEDAQSEDASFWKTRYASGHNPLMELVQRGVDALVHMAAAPFSVGAQETDEHLLSHVAARHHVHMFSVNMVGGNDSRVYNGQSLVFDPTGQLLARGKAFEEDVLVVDTARGQGAVKAPEPLAACVEEDYWRALVLGTRDFVRKCGVEKGIVAISGGMDSALVCSVAVEALGAQNVTGVLLPSPHSSDGSLTDAAKLAENLGIATVTLPIGPLMDAFATALKPGLDLFEEKPGDVTFENVQARIRGTLITSLANRANALVLNTGNKSEGAMGYCTLYGDSVGALAIIGDLTKTQVYAVGRWYNTHRGAEIIPDEIFTKAPSAELRPGQKDSDSLLPYEDLDPILEDLLQPAEAESGPLSAARMEVRDKLFRAEFKRRQEPLSLYMSRMPFGGGWQTPVAGRFSLPNK, encoded by the coding sequence ATGAAAATCGCCCTATTGCAGTGCAATACCGTTACCGGCGACGTGGCCGGAAATCTGGAACGTATCATCAGCACCGCCCGTCAGGCTGGCGCAGCAGGAGCAAACCTGTGCGTTACGCCGGAGCTGGCGCTTTGCGGCGTGGCCCCCGGCCACTATCTGTGCGCTCAGGGTTTTGCGGCGGGTTGTCTCAAGGCTCTGGATATCATGGCCGCCGAACTCAAGGACGGCCCTTCCGTGCTGGTGGGCGCGCCTGTGCCCAGCGTGTATGCCTCTGGCCTGCTTTCCAACGCGGCAGTGCTGGTTGAAAAGGGCGGCTGGCAGGTTGTTTCGCGCAAGGTGTATCAGAATCAGGGTCAGAACAGCGTGGCCGAATCCACAGATGAGGACGCACGCTATTTTGACCGCGGCATTTCGTGCGGCATCGTCACCATGGGCGGCTGGCGCATCGGCGTTGTGCTCTGCGAGGATGCCCAGAGTGAAGACGCTTCGTTCTGGAAAACCCGCTACGCCAGCGGTCATAATCCCTTGATGGAACTGGTGCAGCGCGGCGTGGACGCTCTTGTGCATATGGCGGCGGCGCCCTTCAGCGTGGGCGCGCAGGAAACGGACGAACACCTGCTTTCGCATGTGGCGGCGCGGCATCATGTGCATATGTTTTCGGTGAACATGGTGGGCGGCAACGACAGCCGCGTGTACAACGGGCAGAGCCTGGTTTTTGATCCCACAGGGCAGCTGCTTGCCCGGGGCAAGGCCTTTGAGGAAGACGTGCTCGTGGTGGACACCGCGCGCGGGCAGGGTGCTGTTAAAGCCCCGGAACCGCTGGCCGCCTGCGTTGAGGAAGATTACTGGCGCGCCCTTGTTCTCGGCACACGGGACTTTGTGCGCAAGTGCGGGGTGGAGAAAGGCATCGTAGCCATTTCCGGCGGCATGGATTCCGCCCTGGTGTGCAGCGTGGCGGTGGAGGCCCTTGGCGCGCAAAATGTCACCGGTGTGCTCCTGCCCTCGCCCCACAGCAGTGATGGCTCCCTGACGGACGCCGCCAAACTGGCGGAGAATCTGGGCATCGCCACAGTGACCCTGCCCATTGGCCCGCTTATGGATGCTTTTGCCACCGCGCTCAAGCCCGGCCTTGACCTCTTTGAAGAAAAGCCCGGCGACGTGACCTTTGAAAACGTGCAGGCCCGCATACGCGGCACGCTCATCACTTCGCTGGCCAACAGGGCCAATGCCCTTGTGCTCAACACGGGCAACAAGAGCGAGGGGGCCATGGGCTACTGCACCCTGTACGGCGATTCCGTGGGCGCGCTGGCCATTATCGGAGACCTGACCAAGACCCAGGTGTATGCTGTTGGCCGCTGGTACAACACCCATCGCGGGGCAGAGATCATCCCTGATGAAATTTTTACCAAGGCTCCTTCTGCGGAGCTGCGCCCCGGCCAGAAAGATTCGGACAGCCTGTTGCCCTATGAGGATCTGGATCCGATTCTTGAAGACCTGTTGCAGCCTGCGGAGGCGGAATCCGGCCCGCTTTCGGCGGCGCGCATGGAAGTGCGCGACAAGCTGTTCAGGGCTGAATTCAAGCGCCGTCAGGAGCCGTTGTCGCTTTACATGAGCCGCATGCCCTTTGGCGGCGGCTGGCAGACGCCCGTTGCCGGGCGTTTCAGCCTGCCCAATAAGTAG
- the glpX gene encoding class II fructose-bisphosphatase produces MAEAPEKNLALDIVRITEAAALASARWLGRGDKEAGDGAAVDAMRVSFATLSIDGKVIIGEGEKDNAPMLFNGEKVGKGCGPSLDVAVDPVEGTNLLAYGRPNAISVVGVAQSGSMFNPGPSYYMQKLVVPREARDVVDLDAPVKVNLANVAKAMGKSVQDLVVFVLDKPRHEKLITEIRQAGARIQLQTDGDVAGALMAVDPRSEVDIMMGTGGTPEGVLSACAIKGMGGQILARLDPQSYVEKEAITEAGIDVREVLTVHDLVRSDDCFFAATGISGGDFLRGVRYSAKYAVTHSLVLRGKTGTLRYVESYHNMDRLSKFSAVRY; encoded by the coding sequence ATGGCGGAAGCACCGGAGAAAAATCTGGCTCTGGATATTGTTCGCATTACCGAGGCTGCGGCCCTTGCATCGGCCCGCTGGCTCGGTCGGGGAGACAAGGAAGCCGGTGACGGCGCCGCCGTTGACGCCATGCGCGTCAGCTTCGCCACCCTCAGCATTGATGGCAAGGTCATTATCGGCGAGGGCGAAAAAGACAATGCCCCCATGCTCTTTAACGGCGAAAAGGTCGGCAAGGGCTGCGGCCCCAGCCTTGACGTGGCCGTTGACCCTGTGGAAGGCACCAATCTGCTGGCTTATGGCCGCCCCAACGCCATCTCGGTTGTGGGTGTTGCGCAGAGCGGCAGCATGTTCAACCCCGGCCCCAGTTATTACATGCAGAAGCTGGTGGTGCCCCGCGAGGCCCGCGATGTGGTTGACCTCGATGCGCCGGTAAAGGTCAATCTGGCCAACGTGGCCAAGGCCATGGGCAAGAGCGTGCAGGACCTTGTGGTCTTTGTGCTCGACAAGCCCCGGCACGAAAAGCTTATTACGGAAATCCGCCAGGCAGGCGCGCGCATTCAGCTGCAGACCGATGGCGACGTGGCCGGTGCGCTCATGGCTGTTGATCCCCGTTCCGAGGTTGATATCATGATGGGTACGGGCGGCACCCCCGAGGGCGTGTTGTCTGCCTGCGCCATCAAGGGCATGGGCGGGCAGATTCTGGCCCGTCTGGATCCCCAGTCGTATGTGGAAAAAGAAGCTATCACCGAAGCGGGCATTGACGTACGCGAGGTGCTCACGGTGCATGATCTGGTGCGTAGCGATGACTGTTTCTTTGCCGCCACGGGTATTTCCGGCGGTGATTTTTTGAGGGGTGTGCGCTACAGTGCCAAGTACGCCGTTACCCACTCGCTGGTTTTGCGCGGCAAAACCGGCACCCTGCGGTATGTGGAGTCTTACCATAATATGGACAGACTCTCGAAATTCAGCGCGGTTCGGTATTGA
- a CDS encoding ArnT family glycosyltransferase, with protein sequence MTQNSAQNPEDQAACQSGGQQTSAEGAHAQSGQQAAKAVSQPSAPAPEPAGAAQGAASAAAAAPQAEGAAPKASRPVTISARGFRGMFGNSGKEGKPAASAKPAESAPQPAAPGFADKIFDTASIVGPLALLLIMLAQAWPALMGHSLYCPREAAGILAFTQTAQSGMWLAPAGDGLSQWPVFFWFLRGIEALLTKAAPQFAHLLFPLAAMAGTLLCLVAVWVLGRVAGLDRRAALAGGMLLLCAPIFAPLSTFTGPEALAAAVTLLSLACLCHGWQQPDTTITLPLGFALAALAGLTGGLFNLLLPVLASLTFLLWRCGFRRAQKADGLVGFVLMLGMVGCWLAVVMLWHQPEGYLKNLGTQLVTWPITKATWWKPLAFAALGLLPWLAVICGVSWARVLRTAPADLAASRNEKAGMALLWIALVFACLLSIFAADMVGAAVCTACLAALLLGKALLRLPVAGAKLFYIIAALCLLHASMALVAAGFGYTLDWLGKFFHFTLTESQRTAVLGLKALPVLGGIGIVAAVLLARLVRRGAHGGTSGSLVMCAVIAVILAQPASLMLMPQLEKTPEAQVKSLSAILTPAPAAPAVLAPAATPAPAPEAPAAAPAEAPKLEPAAPATAPESAPAAPAEKPAPVQEPAATPATTQPAGVSAPQTAAPTTPAETPAAAPAPTPADAAKELAREVVKEAAPAAQPEQPKGAAPQAPAN encoded by the coding sequence ATGACCCAGAACAGCGCCCAGAATCCCGAAGACCAGGCTGCCTGTCAGTCTGGGGGCCAGCAGACCAGCGCGGAAGGGGCACACGCCCAGTCCGGGCAGCAAGCTGCCAAGGCAGTTTCCCAGCCATCTGCACCGGCTCCCGAACCTGCGGGCGCGGCACAGGGCGCTGCGAGCGCCGCAGCCGCCGCACCTCAGGCCGAAGGCGCAGCCCCCAAGGCTTCCCGTCCGGTGACGATCTCGGCCAGGGGATTCAGGGGAATGTTCGGCAACTCAGGCAAAGAAGGCAAACCCGCGGCCTCAGCAAAGCCGGCAGAATCCGCTCCTCAGCCAGCCGCTCCCGGCTTTGCCGACAAAATTTTTGACACAGCCAGCATTGTTGGGCCGCTTGCGCTCTTGCTCATCATGCTGGCCCAGGCATGGCCCGCCCTTATGGGGCACAGCCTGTACTGCCCGCGTGAAGCCGCAGGCATTCTGGCCTTTACCCAAACCGCGCAAAGCGGCATGTGGCTTGCCCCGGCTGGCGACGGTCTTTCGCAATGGCCCGTATTCTTCTGGTTTTTGCGGGGCATTGAAGCCCTGCTCACCAAGGCCGCGCCGCAGTTTGCCCATCTGCTCTTTCCCCTGGCCGCGATGGCCGGAACCCTGCTCTGTCTTGTGGCGGTGTGGGTTCTGGGCCGCGTTGCCGGGCTGGACCGCCGGGCCGCGCTGGCTGGCGGCATGCTGCTGCTCTGCGCGCCCATCTTTGCGCCGCTCTCCACCTTTACCGGGCCGGAAGCTTTAGCCGCAGCCGTGACCCTGCTTTCCCTCGCCTGCCTTTGCCACGGCTGGCAACAGCCAGACACGACCATCACTCTGCCTCTGGGTTTTGCATTGGCGGCTTTGGCTGGCCTGACGGGCGGCCTTTTCAATCTGTTGCTGCCAGTGCTTGCCAGCCTGACCTTTCTGCTCTGGCGTTGCGGATTCCGTCGCGCCCAAAAGGCGGACGGCCTCGTGGGTTTTGTGCTTATGCTGGGCATGGTCGGTTGCTGGCTTGCTGTTGTCATGCTCTGGCATCAGCCGGAAGGATACCTCAAGAACCTTGGCACCCAGCTTGTGACCTGGCCCATCACCAAAGCCACATGGTGGAAGCCTCTAGCCTTTGCGGCTCTGGGCCTGCTGCCCTGGCTGGCTGTCATTTGCGGTGTTTCCTGGGCGCGTGTGCTGCGCACAGCCCCGGCTGATCTGGCCGCCTCCCGCAACGAAAAAGCCGGAATGGCCCTTTTGTGGATAGCCCTTGTGTTCGCCTGCCTGCTGAGTATTTTTGCTGCCGACATGGTGGGCGCTGCCGTATGCACGGCCTGTCTTGCGGCCCTCCTGCTGGGCAAGGCGCTGCTGCGCCTGCCCGTAGCCGGAGCCAAGCTGTTCTACATCATCGCGGCCCTGTGCCTGCTGCACGCCAGCATGGCGCTGGTGGCAGCCGGTTTTGGCTACACGCTTGACTGGCTTGGCAAGTTTTTCCACTTCACACTCACCGAAAGCCAGCGCACCGCCGTGCTTGGACTCAAGGCCCTGCCCGTGCTTGGCGGCATTGGCATTGTGGCGGCGGTACTGCTTGCCCGTCTGGTGCGCCGTGGCGCGCATGGCGGCACCAGCGGCTCGCTCGTAATGTGCGCGGTCATTGCGGTTATTCTGGCCCAGCCCGCATCGCTCATGCTCATGCCGCAGCTGGAAAAAACTCCCGAGGCTCAGGTAAAGAGCCTGAGCGCCATCCTGACGCCCGCTCCTGCTGCCCCGGCTGTCCTGGCTCCTGCGGCGACTCCGGCCCCCGCGCCAGAAGCTCCCGCAGCAGCACCTGCGGAGGCCCCCAAACTTGAACCCGCCGCCCCGGCAACCGCGCCTGAATCCGCGCCCGCTGCTCCGGCTGAAAAGCCCGCTCCTGTGCAGGAACCTGCCGCTACCCCCGCCACTACGCAGCCTGCGGGAGTGTCTGCTCCCCAAACTGCGGCCCCGACAACTCCGGCTGAAACTCCCGCAGCAGCGCCTGCGCCGACTCCCGCCGACGCAGCCAAGGAACTCGCCAGAGAAGTGGTCAAGGAAGCCGCCCCCGCGGCGCAACCAGAACAGCCCAAGGGCGCAGCGCCTCAGGCTCCTGCAAACTAG
- the mazG gene encoding nucleoside triphosphate pyrophosphohydrolase — protein sequence MEKTALEELQLLIDKLTAPDGCPWDKEQTPESLAEYVIEESHELVSAIRSGNVADIREELGDVAFLLLFVARLYEKQGQFNLDDALNNNRAKMIRRHPHVFSNTVFDSLEEQLKAWEKIKRAEHTDDEGKPKGLFDSLPESLPPLAKAYRINSKAARVGFTWQEDEEVEQQVEAEWLEWLDASAGGDQDAQKHELGDLLFSIAELGRRKGIKASEALDYANRRFLKRFARMEEIAREQNLDFSALTLDEKDELWNTAKAEETAAKA from the coding sequence ATGGAAAAGACCGCCCTCGAAGAATTGCAGCTCCTCATAGACAAACTCACCGCCCCTGACGGCTGCCCCTGGGACAAGGAACAGACCCCAGAAAGCCTTGCCGAATACGTTATTGAAGAAAGCCATGAGCTTGTGAGCGCCATCCGCTCCGGCAACGTGGCCGACATCCGCGAAGAACTGGGCGATGTGGCCTTTTTGCTGCTTTTTGTGGCGCGCCTGTATGAAAAACAGGGGCAGTTCAACCTTGACGATGCCCTCAATAACAACAGGGCCAAGATGATCCGCCGCCACCCCCACGTGTTCAGCAACACGGTTTTTGACAGCCTTGAAGAACAGCTCAAAGCCTGGGAAAAAATCAAGCGTGCCGAGCATACTGATGACGAAGGCAAGCCCAAGGGCCTGTTTGACAGCCTGCCCGAGAGCCTGCCCCCGCTTGCCAAGGCCTACCGCATCAATTCCAAGGCGGCCCGCGTGGGCTTTACCTGGCAGGAAGATGAAGAGGTGGAGCAACAGGTGGAAGCCGAATGGCTGGAATGGCTGGACGCCTCCGCTGGCGGCGATCAGGATGCCCAGAAGCACGAACTGGGCGATTTGCTGTTCAGCATTGCAGAGCTTGGCCGCCGCAAGGGCATCAAGGCCAGCGAAGCGCTGGACTACGCCAACCGCCGCTTCCTCAAACGCTTTGCCCGCATGGAAGAAATCGCCCGCGAGCAGAACCTTGATTTTTCGGCCCTGACCCTTGATGAAAAGGACGAGCTGTGGAACACAGCCAAGGCCGAGGAAACCGCGGCAAAGGCCTGA
- a CDS encoding CvpA family protein, which produces MGQDIFDLIIVLVLVFFGTRGFIHGFVGEVAGLISLLGGFWAAHHYHPLLAPRLTLITDPSWRIIAAYVLIFLGVIISVAIIARILQKILSFSFVSWADKLAGGMLGLAKGVLLCSLALLFLQKFFAGAPFMQHSRALPYFNALMTQVHGWLPPDLTARLGI; this is translated from the coding sequence ATGGGTCAGGATATTTTCGACCTCATTATAGTGCTTGTACTGGTATTTTTTGGCACACGGGGCTTTATCCACGGTTTCGTGGGCGAAGTTGCCGGGCTTATTTCGTTGCTGGGCGGCTTCTGGGCCGCGCACCATTACCATCCGCTGCTTGCGCCGCGCCTTACGCTCATCACTGATCCCTCATGGCGCATCATTGCGGCATACGTGCTCATTTTTCTGGGGGTCATCATTTCGGTGGCCATCATTGCGCGCATCCTGCAAAAAATACTTTCCTTCTCCTTTGTGTCATGGGCAGACAAACTGGCTGGCGGCATGCTCGGTCTTGCCAAGGGCGTCCTGCTCTGCTCGCTGGCCCTGCTGTTTCTGCAAAAATTTTTCGCAGGCGCGCCCTTTATGCAGCATTCGCGCGCACTGCCCTACTTCAACGCGCTCATGACCCAGGTACACGGCTGGCTGCCGCCTGACCTCACCGCCCGCCTGGGCATTTAA
- a CDS encoding transglutaminase domain-containing protein — translation MSESEIIDFRSAPVQRKAASLAADCATEMELVEKTFVFVRDSVAHSVDCGGTAVTCSASEVLHVGQGLCYAKAHLLAALLRANSIAAGFCYQLLGFEDGHDPHRVLHGLNAVWISERQVWRRLDARGNKPGVDAQFLPNGPEQLAFTVHPQCGEVDYPHIFAEPDPGVILALRSHSSIAQLLPRLPQQLACPV, via the coding sequence ATGAGCGAGTCGGAAATCATTGATTTCCGCTCTGCACCAGTGCAGCGCAAGGCCGCCAGCCTTGCCGCAGACTGCGCAACTGAAATGGAACTCGTTGAAAAAACTTTTGTATTTGTGCGCGATAGCGTTGCGCACTCGGTGGATTGCGGCGGCACTGCTGTTACATGCAGCGCATCGGAAGTTCTGCATGTGGGGCAGGGCCTGTGTTATGCCAAGGCGCATCTTCTGGCCGCATTGCTGCGCGCCAACAGCATCGCCGCAGGATTCTGCTACCAGTTGCTGGGATTTGAAGACGGGCACGATCCCCACCGGGTGCTGCACGGCCTCAATGCCGTATGGATCAGCGAACGGCAGGTCTGGCGGAGGTTGGACGCGCGGGGAAACAAGCCCGGCGTTGACGCGCAGTTCTTGCCAAACGGCCCGGAGCAACTGGCCTTTACCGTGCATCCGCAGTGCGGCGAGGTGGACTACCCCCATATTTTTGCAGAGCCGGACCCCGGCGTGATTCTGGCGCTCCGCAGCCACAGCAGTATTGCCCAACTGCTGCCCCGTCTGCCGCAACAGCTTGCCTGCCCTGTTTGA
- the mobA gene encoding molybdenum cofactor guanylyltransferase translates to MDTLRGRVAGVVLAGGLSSRMGRDKALLRVYGSDNPDLLARTHTLLAALLPQCWVSCRPGLPRAGYQCIFDEKNDCGPVAGVVAALRTAQAQGFSAVLVLSCDMPFMDPPTLRKLLAARDAAPADTLATLYIDAVSGRPEALSAVYETAALPWFEDSLAFHGGRLNRVVPLERQCRLPYGPEEARPFFNLNRPDDLQRALDILGASH, encoded by the coding sequence ATGGATACATTGCGGGGCCGTGTGGCGGGCGTGGTGCTGGCGGGGGGGCTTTCCTCGCGCATGGGGCGCGACAAGGCGCTGCTGCGGGTCTACGGCTCGGACAATCCTGATCTGCTGGCCCGTACGCACACGCTGCTTGCCGCCTTGCTGCCGCAGTGCTGGGTGTCGTGCAGGCCGGGCCTTCCCCGAGCCGGGTATCAGTGCATTTTTGATGAAAAAAATGATTGCGGCCCCGTAGCGGGGGTGGTCGCGGCCCTGCGCACGGCGCAGGCGCAGGGATTTTCTGCCGTGCTGGTACTTTCCTGCGACATGCCCTTTATGGATCCGCCCACCTTGCGCAAACTGCTTGCCGCCCGCGATGCAGCCCCGGCAGATACCCTTGCCACGCTCTATATAGATGCGGTTAGCGGCAGACCCGAGGCTCTTTCCGCCGTATACGAAACAGCGGCGCTGCCCTGGTTTGAAGATTCGCTTGCCTTTCACGGCGGCAGGCTCAACAGGGTCGTGCCGCTTGAGCGGCAGTGCCGTTTGCCCTATGGCCCGGAAGAAGCCCGCCCGTTTTTCAATCTGAACCGTCCCGATGACCTGCAAAGGGCGCTGGATATTCTGGGCGCTTCCCATTAG
- a CDS encoding FmdE family protein has protein sequence MDIGAYTFKEFHRLAENFHGYAAPGLLVGGYMVELAKRHLPEGTLFEAVVESGKCLPDAVQLLTLCSIGNNWMKIHNLGRYAVSLFDKHTGEGVRVSLDPVKMAAYPELKAWFFKEKAKKDQDIDLLESEIEAAGDSICKVEPITVKRRFMGHKHMTRILCCPVCGEAYPVEDGPVCRGCQGEAPYVLARRELKEDCQALAAERHKAATGVRVVPVEEAVGKTVAHDMTRIDPGQFKGPEFKAGQRISVGDICRLQQMGRFHVAITDDAPASAQLSPDDPRALVHENEVAEIFARRMAGEGITYELPPHEGKIDFKAACNGLFCVDVERMTRFNLVPEVMVASRQDGTLVKQGGPLCGTRAIPLHITRERLGQALEALEGGPLFRVLPLRKARVGILVTGTEVFQGIIEDKFIPVITAKVSMLDCTVVRTDIVPDDKAMMQASVAAMREAGADLLITTGGLSVDPDDVTRQALVEAGLTDVLHGVPILPGTMSLMGRIPGPQGDMQVLGVPACALYFKTTFLDLVLPRMLAGRGLTRAEAARMGEGGYCLACHTCTYPKCWFGK, from the coding sequence ATGGATATTGGGGCTTACACTTTTAAGGAATTTCATCGCCTTGCCGAGAATTTTCACGGCTATGCCGCACCGGGCCTGCTTGTGGGCGGCTATATGGTGGAGCTTGCGAAGCGTCATCTGCCAGAGGGCACACTGTTTGAGGCCGTGGTCGAATCGGGCAAGTGCCTGCCTGACGCGGTGCAACTGCTCACCTTGTGCAGTATCGGCAACAACTGGATGAAGATTCACAATCTTGGCCGCTACGCGGTGTCGCTGTTTGACAAGCACACTGGCGAGGGCGTGCGCGTGAGCCTGGATCCGGTAAAAATGGCTGCCTATCCCGAACTCAAGGCCTGGTTTTTTAAGGAAAAGGCAAAAAAAGATCAGGATATCGACCTGCTGGAATCAGAAATTGAAGCCGCGGGCGACAGCATCTGCAAGGTGGAACCCATCACGGTCAAGCGGCGGTTTATGGGCCACAAGCACATGACGCGCATTTTATGCTGCCCCGTGTGCGGCGAGGCCTACCCGGTGGAAGACGGCCCCGTGTGTCGTGGCTGTCAGGGCGAGGCCCCCTATGTGCTGGCGCGGCGCGAACTCAAGGAAGATTGTCAGGCCCTTGCGGCAGAGCGCCACAAGGCCGCAACGGGCGTTCGTGTTGTGCCTGTGGAAGAAGCCGTGGGCAAAACCGTGGCGCACGACATGACCCGCATTGATCCCGGCCAGTTCAAGGGGCCGGAATTCAAGGCCGGGCAGCGCATTTCTGTGGGCGATATCTGCCGGTTGCAGCAGATGGGCCGCTTCCATGTGGCCATTACAGATGATGCCCCGGCCAGCGCGCAGCTATCCCCTGATGATCCCCGTGCTCTTGTGCACGAAAATGAAGTGGCGGAAATCTTTGCGCGCCGCATGGCTGGCGAAGGCATTACCTACGAACTGCCGCCCCATGAGGGCAAGATAGATTTCAAGGCTGCCTGTAACGGGCTCTTCTGCGTGGATGTGGAGCGCATGACGCGGTTCAATCTGGTGCCCGAGGTTATGGTGGCCTCGCGTCAGGATGGAACCCTGGTCAAGCAGGGTGGCCCGCTTTGCGGCACCCGCGCCATCCCGCTCCATATAACGCGCGAGCGGCTTGGTCAGGCGCTGGAAGCGCTGGAAGGCGGGCCACTGTTCCGCGTGTTGCCCCTGCGCAAGGCCCGCGTGGGTATTCTTGTGACCGGAACCGAAGTTTTTCAGGGGATTATTGAAGACAAGTTCATCCCTGTCATCACCGCCAAGGTCAGCATGCTGGATTGCACGGTGGTGCGTACCGACATAGTACCGGACGACAAAGCCATGATGCAGGCCTCCGTGGCCGCCATGCGCGAGGCCGGGGCCGACCTGCTGATCACCACGGGCGGCCTTTCGGTTGACCCGGACGATGTGACCCGCCAGGCCCTTGTGGAAGCAGGTCTGACAGATGTGCTGCACGGCGTGCCCATCCTGCCCGGCACCATGAGCCTCATGGGCCGCATACCCGGCCCGCAGGGGGATATGCAGGTGCTGGGCGTGCCCGCCTGCGCCCTGTATTTTAAAACAACCTTCCTTGATCTGGTGCTGCCGCGCATGCTGGCAGGCCGTGGCCTGACCCGCGCCGAGGCGGCCCGCATGGGCGAGGGCGGCTACTGCCTGGCATGCCACACCTGCACCTATCCCAAGTGCTGGTTCGGTAAATAA
- a CDS encoding TetR/AcrR family transcriptional regulator, translating to MRIIKEHGERRTEIIDAAENLFAAKGYASTAISDILEALNIAKGTFYHYFASKEALMDAVIERYIDAEMAVAQAVADEPQMSAHEKMFRILRDAERDNERGDRLEKEASAVGNADMHQRTMASIVLRLSPILEVVVRQGMREGTFKTAYPKECMEILLAASEFILHGSAFAWSSAERLQKARALAWMAEKALGVEEGRFSYLYKRYEEDGACCDQC from the coding sequence ATGCGCATCATTAAAGAACATGGCGAGCGTAGAACTGAAATCATTGACGCTGCCGAAAACCTGTTTGCAGCGAAGGGCTACGCCAGCACTGCCATCAGCGATATTCTTGAAGCCCTGAATATCGCCAAGGGCACGTTTTATCATTACTTTGCCTCAAAAGAAGCGCTTATGGACGCTGTTATCGAGCGGTACATTGATGCGGAAATGGCTGTGGCGCAGGCTGTTGCGGACGAGCCGCAGATGTCGGCTCACGAAAAAATGTTTCGCATTCTCAGAGATGCGGAGCGGGACAACGAGCGCGGTGACCGCCTGGAAAAAGAAGCTAGTGCCGTGGGCAATGCGGATATGCACCAGCGCACCATGGCATCCATTGTCCTGCGGCTTTCGCCAATTTTGGAGGTTGTTGTCCGGCAGGGAATGCGCGAGGGCACGTTCAAAACTGCATACCCTAAGGAATGCATGGAGATTTTGCTTGCCGCGTCAGAATTTATTCTGCACGGGTCGGCATTTGCGTGGAGTAGCGCCGAGCGCCTGCAAAAGGCCAGGGCTCTTGCCTGGATGGCGGAAAAAGCCCTTGGCGTGGAAGAAGGCCGGTTCAGCTATCTTTATAAACGGTATGAAGAGGATGGAGCCTGCTGTGATCAATGCTGA
- a CDS encoding nucleotidyltransferase domain-containing protein — MADLLPQLQQAFGARLRYLGLQGSYRRGEATESSDIDVVVLLDVVALDDLDAYRAIVRAMPEGQKACGFIGGTGDLFHWPRHELFAFQKDTEDWFGKLEDFLPAITDKDAADGAKIGAAGLVHLLTHTYLYADEQTRPLVLQDAYKASFFVMLVRRYLATGLFCRSKKELLTSLEGSEREIIAAGLDLPLWLAAHSERQGYDLLLRWCKEVLQGQPLSFGLNWHAFL, encoded by the coding sequence ATGGCTGACCTCTTGCCGCAATTGCAGCAAGCCTTTGGCGCGCGCCTGCGATATCTTGGGCTGCAAGGCAGCTACCGCCGGGGCGAGGCCACTGAATCAAGCGATATTGATGTGGTTGTGCTGCTGGATGTTGTTGCTCTGGATGATCTTGATGCTTACCGGGCCATTGTCCGCGCCATGCCGGAGGGGCAAAAAGCCTGCGGCTTTATCGGCGGTACTGGGGATTTATTCCATTGGCCGAGACATGAGCTTTTTGCATTCCAGAAGGACACAGAAGACTGGTTTGGCAAGCTGGAGGATTTCCTCCCCGCCATCACGGATAAAGACGCTGCAGACGGCGCAAAAATCGGCGCAGCCGGGCTTGTTCATCTTCTTACGCACACGTATCTGTATGCGGATGAGCAGACCAGACCCCTTGTCTTGCAAGATGCCTATAAAGCATCCTTTTTTGTCATGCTGGTGCGGCGCTACCTGGCCACGGGCCTGTTCTGCCGCAGCAAAAAAGAATTGCTGACGAGCCTTGAAGGCTCGGAGAGAGAGATCATTGCGGCTGGGCTTGACCTCCCCCTCTGGCTTGCCGCACACAGCGAAAGGCAAGGTTACGACCTGCTGCTGCGCTGGTGCAAAGAAGTTTTACAAGGCCAGCCTTTGAGCTTCGGCCTGAATTGGCACGCTTTTTTATGA